In Nissabacter sp. SGAir0207, the genomic stretch CTCACTGTGCTGGGCGATCACTTCCCCCGACTCGCCCAGCAAAATGGCTTTGACGCCCGATGTTCCCAGATCAATTCCGATATACATACTCTCTCCCTCAGCAGGCCGTGGCCCCACCCCAGAAGCAGGACAGGCCAGCGCATCGCTGGCCTGTGCCATGCGGCAGGCGTGCCGTCAGCCGAACAGGTAACGGTTCACCAGATTCTCCAGCTGCTCCTGGCGGCCGCTCTGGTGGCGTGGTGCCAGGGCGTGCTGTTGCGCGTAGTTTGCCAGCGCCTCCAGCGACATCTTCCCTTGCAGGATCTGCTGGCCCAGCTCCTCACTCCAGCCGGCATAGCGTTTGGCGACCAGCTTATCCAGCCCGCCATCCTCAATCATCTTCGCCGCCACTTTCAGCGAGAGCGCCATGGTGTCCATCGCACCGATATGGCCGTAGAAGAGATCGTATTTGTCGGTGCTCTGGCGACGCACCTTGGCGTCAAAGTTGAGGCCGCCAGTGGTAAAGCCGCCGGCTTTCACAATCTCATACATCACCAGCGCGTTCTCTTCCACGCTGATGGGGAACTGATCGGTGTCCCAGCCCAGCTGCGGATCGCCGCGGTTGGCGTCCACGGAGCCGAAAATGCCCAGCGCGATGGCGGTGGCGATCTCATGGTGGAAGGCATGGCCCGCCAGTGTGGCGTGGTTGGCCTCAATGTTCAGCTTGATCTCCTTCTCCAGACCGAACTGGCGCAGGAAGCCATACACGGTGGCGACGTCGTAGTCATACTGGTGTTTGGTCGGCTCCTGCGGCTTCGGCTCAATCAGCAACGTGCCCTGGAAACCAATCTTGTGTTTGTGCTCCACCACCATCTGCATGAAGCGGCCAATCTGCTCGCGCTCCTGACGCAGGTCGGTGTTGAGCAGGGTCTCATACCCCTCGCGGCCGCCCCACAGCACGTAGTTCTCCCCACCCAATCGCTGGGTGGCGTTCATGGCGGTAAAGACCTGCGTCGCGGCCCAAGCGAACACTTCCGGGTCTGGACTGGTGGCCGCACCGGCCGCATAACGCGGGTGGGTGAAGCAGTTGGCGGTACCCCACAGCAGCTTGACGCCGCTCTCCTGCTGCTTGGCGGCCAGCACATCGGTCATCTCGGCAAAGTTGTTCAAATACTCCTTCAGGGAGCCGCCCTCTGGCGAGACATCGACATCATGGAAGCAGTAGTAGGGCACACCCAGCTTGCTGAAGAACTCAAAGGCCACATCCGCCTTACGTTTCGCCAGCGCCAGCGCATCGCCGCTCTGTTGCCACGGGCGCTCAAACGCGCCGACGCCAAACATATCCGCCCCGTTCCAGCAGAAGGTATGCCAGTAGCAGGCCGCGAAACGCAGATGGTCGGCCATGCGCTTGCCCAGGATGACCTCATCCGGGTTGTAGTGGCGGAATGCTAATGGGTTGGTGCTGGCCGTGCCTTCATACCGGACTTTCTCAAGCTGATCAAAATAGGATTGCATCATGGGCTCCTTGGGATCTGGCCCAGCAATGGCTGAGCATGCGGAGCCGTTATCTTCGGAGGCTTCGAGCTGGCTCTCAATTACGTTATTTCACACTGAACTTAAGAGAATACACAATTGTGCGGCAGATCTCATAAATAAGCCGGGCCGTGAAAAAGCCACTATTTACGAGGTGGAATCCAAGGTGCGAGCAACAAAAAAATGCTTTCCACGGTGAACTATGATCGCCGTCATAAAATAAGAAATAAACTAAAAAACGTAATGGCGCAGTGAAAATCTGCAATTGAGGTTATTTTGTCCGGCGTCAACAATTCCCCGGTCTGAAAGGCAGAGCAAGGCACGGAAAACCCTAATGCATGCTTTGCGCCAGCGGGATCCCCTTTCCCGCCACCGTAACCGCGAACCTTGCCATTTCACTTACCCTGCGTGTCATTAAAAGGTATATCAGATGAAAATGAAAAAAATCTTGCTGAGCGTCTGTGCGGCGCTGGCGTTGGTCAGCCAGCCGGGAATGGCCAAAGAGGTGAAAATTGGCATGGCGATTGACGATTTACGTCTGGAACGCTGGCAAAAGGATCGTGATATTTTTGTCAAACAGGCGGAGTCCTTGGGCGCGGATGTGTTTGTGCAATCGGCAAATGGCAATGAAGAGACCCAGATGTCGCAGATTGAAAATATGATTAACCGCGGGGTCGATGTGCTGGCGATCATTCCCTACAACGGCGAGGTGCTGAGCAATGTGATTGCCGAAGCCAAGAGTGAGGGCATCAAGGTGCTGGCCTATGACCGTATGATCAATAACGCCGATATCGACTTCTATATCTCCTTCGATAATGAGAAGGTCGGCGAGTTGCAGGCGCAGAGTCTGGTGGAGCGCGTGCCGCAGGGCAACTACTTCCTGATGGGCGGCTCACCGGTGGACAACAACGCCAAGCTGTTCCGCAAGGGGCAGATGAATGTCCTTAAGCCGTTGATTGATAGCGGCAAGATCAAGGTGGTGGGTGACCAGTGGGCGGATGCGTGGTTGCCAGAAAACGCCCTGAAGATCATGGAGAACGCCCTGACGGCCAACAACAACAAAATTGACGCGGTGGTCGCCTCCAACGATGCCACCGCTGGCGGTGCCATTCAGGCGCTCTCCGCGCAGGGGCTGGCTGGCAAGGTCGCCATCTCCGGTCAGGATGCCGACCTGGCGGCGATCAAGCGCATTGTCGCGGGCAGCCAGACCATGACCGTCTATAAACCCATTACCAAGCTGGCAACCGAAGCGGCCAAAATTGCCGTGGAGCTGGGCGACGGAAAAACACCGAAGCCTAACGCCAGCCTGAATAATGGCAAGAAAGAGGTGCCGGCATTTCTGCTGACGCCCATTCAGGTCGATAAAAATAATATAGACAGCACTATAGTGGCCGATGGTTTCCATAAGAAAGAAGACATTTATTAATTCACTGTGATGGGCGTGGGCGTTGGACGCCGCTCGCCCATTTTGCTGTCACCGGAGGGAATTATGCCCTGCCTGTTGGAAATGCATCATATCACTAAGCAATTTGGCGCCGTCAAAGCGGTGGATAATGTTTCCCTGCAACTGGAAGCCGGACAGGTATTATCCCTGTGCGGTGAAAATGGATCGGGAAAATCCACCCTGATGAAAATATTGTGCGGCATCTATCCCCACGGCAGTTATCAGGGTGACATCTTATTTTCGGGTGAACGACTGGCCGCGAAAAATATCCGTGACACTGAAGAGAAGGGCATTGCCATTATTCACCAAGAGCTGGCGCTGGTGAAACAGATGTCGGTGCTGGAAAATATGTTTCTCGGCAGTGAGTGGGGCCGTTTCGGTATTATGGATTATGACGGCATGTACCAGCGCTGCCAGCGGATGCTGGCGCAGGTCAAATTGGACATTAACCCGGATACGCCGGTTGGTGAATTGGGGCTGGGGCAGCAGCAGCTGGTAGAGATCGCCAAGGCGTTGAACAAACAGGTGCGTCTGTTGATTCTGGATGAGCCGACCGCCTCGCTGACCGAGCGGGAAACGGAGATCCTGCTCGACATTATCCGTGACCTGCGCAACCACGGCATCGCCTGCATCTACATCTCCCACAAGCTGAACGAGGTCAGCGCCATCTCGGACGTGATCTGCGTAATCCGCGACGGCAAGCACATCGCCACCCGTGAGGCCGCCACCCTGAGCGAGGATCAGATCATCGCCATGATGGTGGGGCGTGAGCTGACCGAGCTTTACCCGCCGCACCAACACCAACCGGGCGAGGAGATTTTGCGGGTGGAGAAGCTGACGGCCTGGCACCCGGTCAACCGGCATATCAAGCGGGTGGATGAGGTCAGTTTCAGCCTGCGGCGCGGCGAGATTTTGGGTATCGCCGGGCTGGTGGGGTCGGGCCGCACCGAGACCGTCCAGTGCCTGTTTGGTGCCTACCCTGGCCGCTGGCAGGGCAACCTGTTCATTGATGGCCAGCCCGTCACTATGCGCTCCTGCCAGGAGGCGATGCGCCACGGCATTGCGATGGTGCCAGAGGATCGCAAACGGGATGGCATCGTGCCGGTGATGGGCGTGGGTGCAAACATCACGTTGGCGGCGCTGGCGAACTTTACCGGCCGCCTGAGCGTGCTGGATGACGCGCGCGAGCAGTCCACCATTCAACAATCCATTGCCTCGCTGCGGGTCAAGACCGCCTCGCCGGAGCTGGCGATTGGCCGCCTGAGCGGTGGCAACCAGCAGAAGGCGATCCTTGCCAAGTGCCTGTTGCTCAATCCGCGCATCCTGATCCTGGATGAGCCAACGCGTGGCATCGACATCGGGGCGAAATCGGAAATCTACAAACTGATCAACCAACTGGCCCAAC encodes the following:
- the xylA gene encoding xylose isomerase → MQSYFDQLEKVRYEGTASTNPLAFRHYNPDEVILGKRMADHLRFAACYWHTFCWNGADMFGVGAFERPWQQSGDALALAKRKADVAFEFFSKLGVPYYCFHDVDVSPEGGSLKEYLNNFAEMTDVLAAKQQESGVKLLWGTANCFTHPRYAAGAATSPDPEVFAWAATQVFTAMNATQRLGGENYVLWGGREGYETLLNTDLRQEREQIGRFMQMVVEHKHKIGFQGTLLIEPKPQEPTKHQYDYDVATVYGFLRQFGLEKEIKLNIEANHATLAGHAFHHEIATAIALGIFGSVDANRGDPQLGWDTDQFPISVEENALVMYEIVKAGGFTTGGLNFDAKVRRQSTDKYDLFYGHIGAMDTMALSLKVAAKMIEDGGLDKLVAKRYAGWSEELGQQILQGKMSLEALANYAQQHALAPRHQSGRQEQLENLVNRYLFG
- the xylF gene encoding D-xylose ABC transporter substrate-binding protein; protein product: MKMKKILLSVCAALALVSQPGMAKEVKIGMAIDDLRLERWQKDRDIFVKQAESLGADVFVQSANGNEETQMSQIENMINRGVDVLAIIPYNGEVLSNVIAEAKSEGIKVLAYDRMINNADIDFYISFDNEKVGELQAQSLVERVPQGNYFLMGGSPVDNNAKLFRKGQMNVLKPLIDSGKIKVVGDQWADAWLPENALKIMENALTANNNKIDAVVASNDATAGGAIQALSAQGLAGKVAISGQDADLAAIKRIVAGSQTMTVYKPITKLATEAAKIAVELGDGKTPKPNASLNNGKKEVPAFLLTPIQVDKNNIDSTIVADGFHKKEDIY
- a CDS encoding xylose ABC transporter ATP-binding protein, which encodes MPCLLEMHHITKQFGAVKAVDNVSLQLEAGQVLSLCGENGSGKSTLMKILCGIYPHGSYQGDILFSGERLAAKNIRDTEEKGIAIIHQELALVKQMSVLENMFLGSEWGRFGIMDYDGMYQRCQRMLAQVKLDINPDTPVGELGLGQQQLVEIAKALNKQVRLLILDEPTASLTERETEILLDIIRDLRNHGIACIYISHKLNEVSAISDVICVIRDGKHIATREAATLSEDQIIAMMVGRELTELYPPHQHQPGEEILRVEKLTAWHPVNRHIKRVDEVSFSLRRGEILGIAGLVGSGRTETVQCLFGAYPGRWQGNLFIDGQPVTMRSCQEAMRHGIAMVPEDRKRDGIVPVMGVGANITLAALANFTGRLSVLDDAREQSTIQQSIASLRVKTASPELAIGRLSGGNQQKAILAKCLLLNPRILILDEPTRGIDIGAKSEIYKLINQLAQQGIAIIVVSSELPEVLGLSDRVLVMHLGKCKASLINRNLTQEQVMEAALRSERHVENNPV